A single genomic interval of Vicia villosa cultivar HV-30 ecotype Madison, WI unplaced genomic scaffold, Vvil1.0 ctg.004566F_1_1, whole genome shotgun sequence harbors:
- the LOC131642150 gene encoding uncharacterized protein LOC131642150 isoform X1, whose translation MALLTFPHFPSNFLSLSRSQNNRLSPLRRRFSTPTATSSGTAILWFKHDLRTDDHPGLLAASEFRSLVPIYIFDHRILSRFSDEMLELVLFALKDLRKSLQERGSDLMIRFGNAENVIQQLAKEVKATCVFAEQEVEHELLFVMDVVNQYLKSMKVPQDIPRIELWKTPFYDVKVQNLASSYDDFEKLRLQVTTPLQLSTLPGAEMELDWGDLPVYDDIKGFMANNRRKSLDDWNMIKETSAETLLGREMLKSRESGERSYSFRQIKSREPNESVFVTQKGNVVGGGTYSVLNALAGYLRYLEGTARDDWQEVHDKLRASENRNGASFNALFGSALSLGIISRRRVYYEAIKYEKERNAGFLSPFGYSAATIAAAVEAVCSKEWYWILALRNQINNDGKQSTRIWRWNGFLIQYTVAGEDGPAVLLVHGFGAFGEHYRDNIHGLARSGNRVWAITLLGFGKSEKPNIVYTELLWADLLRDFIVNVVGEPVHLVGNSIGGYIVAIVARVWSVLIKSIVLINSAGNVIPRNTSMSLSRQSDRQTSVATWLGSRIILFYLRLRIQELVKKCYPTKIERADDWLINEMLRASYDPGVPVVLESIFSFNLSIPLNYLLEDVKEKVIIIQGMKDPISDSNATVAMLKEHCDGVTIKKLDAGHCPHDEVPELVNSIICNWIHRVESNILAGFSV comes from the exons ATGGCTCTCCTCACTTTCCCTCATTTTCCTTCCAACTTCCTCTCACTTTCCCGCTCACAAAACAACCGCCTCTCTCCACTTCGCCGCCGTTTCTCCACACCAACCGCAACATCTTCCGGCACCGCCATTCTCTGGTTCAAGCACGATCTCCGAACCGACGATCACCCTGGACTACTCGCTGCCTCCGAATTTCGATCACTAGTTCCTATTTACATCTTCGATCACCGCATTCTTTCTC GTTTTTCCGATGAAATGCTTGAACTAGTTCTGTTTGCGTTGAAGGATTTGAGGAAGTCGTTGCAGGAACGGGGTTCGGATCTCATGATTAGGTTTGGCAATGCTGAGAATGTGATACAACAGCTTGCAAAAGAG GTCAAAGCCACTTGTGTATTTGCGGAACAAGAGGTGGAACATGAACTGCTCTTTGTCATGGATGTTGTCAACCAATATTTGAAATCAATGAAGGTTCCACAAGACATTCCAAGAATTGAATTGTGGAAGACTCCATTTTATGATGTAAAG GTGCAAAATCTCGCCTCATCATATGATGACTTTGAGAAACTTCGGCTCCAAGTGACTACACCACTTCAGCTTTCAACATTACCTGGTGCAGAAATGGAGTTAGATTGGG GCGATCTTCCCGTGTATGATGATATTAAGGGGTTTATGGCTAACAACCGGAGGAAATCACTAGATGATTGGAATATGATCAAAGAGACATCAGCTGAAACCCTGTTAGGTAGAGAAATGTTGAAGTCCCGTGAGAGTGGGGAGAGAAGTTATAGCTTTAGACAGATCAAGTCAAGAGAACCAAATGAATCTGTGTTTGTTACACAGAAAGGAAATGTTGTTGGAGGTGGAACATATAGTGTACTAAATGCATTGGCTGGATATTTGAGGTATTTGGAGGGAACGGCTCGTGATGATTGGCAAGA GGTACATGACAAACTGCGTGCTTCAGAAAATCGAAATGGAGCATCATTTAACGCACTATTTGGTTCTGCCTTATCTCTGGGTATTATATCCAGAAGAAGAGTATATTATGAAGCTATCAAATATGAGAAAGAACGAAATGCAGGATTCTTATCTCCTTTTGGATATTCAGCCGCTACTATTGCTGCAGCAGTTGAGGCGGTGTGTTCAAAGGAG TGGTATTGGATTTTAGCTTTGAGAAATCAGATAAATAATGATGGAAAACAGTCAACACGGATATGGAGATGGAATGGTTTTCTTATTCAG TATACAGTTGCCGGTGAAGATGGTCCTGCTGTTCTTCTTGTGCATGGTTTTGGTGCCTTTGGAGAGCATTACCGTGACAACATACACGGTTTAGCTAGATCCGGAAATCGAGTTTGGGCTATTACATTGTTAGGATTTGGCAAATCCGAAAAGCCAAATATTGTATATACTGAACTCTTGTGGGCTGATCTATTGAGAGATTTCATTGTTAATGTTGTGGGGGAACCGGTCCACCTTGTTGGAAACTCAATTGGTG GTTATATTGTTGCTATTGTTGCTCGAGTTTGGAGTGTTTTGATCAAATCCATCGTCTTGATCAACAGTGCTGGCAATGTGATCCCAAGAAATACATCCATGTCATTGTCTAGGCAAAGT GATAGACAAACGTCAGTAGCTACATGGTTGGGTTCTCGCATTATTCTGTTTTACTTGAGGCTAAGAATTCAAGAACTTGTTAAGAAATGTTATCCAACT AAGATTGAAAGAGCAGATGATTGGCTCATAAATGAAATGCTAAGAGCA TCCTATGATCCAGGTGTGCCTGTGGTCCTAGAAAGCATCTTTAGCTTTAATCTGTCCATACCTCTTAACTATCTTCTTGAAGATGTCAAGGAAAAGGTTATCATTATACAG GGAATGAAAGATCCGATTTCTGACTCTAATGCGACGGTGGCTATGCTTAAAGAGCATTGTGATGGTGTTACAATCAAGAAGTTAGATGCCG GCCATTGTCCACATGATGAGGTGCCAGAACTAGTTAATTCTATCATCTGTAATTGGATACATAGGGTGGAAAGTAACATTTTAGCAGGGTTCTCAGTGTAA
- the LOC131642150 gene encoding uncharacterized protein LOC131642150 isoform X2 gives MEQVKATCVFAEQEVEHELLFVMDVVNQYLKSMKVPQDIPRIELWKTPFYDVKVQNLASSYDDFEKLRLQVTTPLQLSTLPGAEMELDWGDLPVYDDIKGFMANNRRKSLDDWNMIKETSAETLLGREMLKSRESGERSYSFRQIKSREPNESVFVTQKGNVVGGGTYSVLNALAGYLRYLEGTARDDWQEVHDKLRASENRNGASFNALFGSALSLGIISRRRVYYEAIKYEKERNAGFLSPFGYSAATIAAAVEAVCSKEWYWILALRNQINNDGKQSTRIWRWNGFLIQYTVAGEDGPAVLLVHGFGAFGEHYRDNIHGLARSGNRVWAITLLGFGKSEKPNIVYTELLWADLLRDFIVNVVGEPVHLVGNSIGGYIVAIVARVWSVLIKSIVLINSAGNVIPRNTSMSLSRQSDRQTSVATWLGSRIILFYLRLRIQELVKKCYPTKIERADDWLINEMLRASYDPGVPVVLESIFSFNLSIPLNYLLEDVKEKVIIIQGMKDPISDSNATVAMLKEHCDGVTIKKLDAGHCPHDEVPELVNSIICNWIHRVESNILAGFSV, from the exons ATGGAACAGGTCAAAGCCACTTGTGTATTTGCGGAACAAGAGGTGGAACATGAACTGCTCTTTGTCATGGATGTTGTCAACCAATATTTGAAATCAATGAAGGTTCCACAAGACATTCCAAGAATTGAATTGTGGAAGACTCCATTTTATGATGTAAAG GTGCAAAATCTCGCCTCATCATATGATGACTTTGAGAAACTTCGGCTCCAAGTGACTACACCACTTCAGCTTTCAACATTACCTGGTGCAGAAATGGAGTTAGATTGGG GCGATCTTCCCGTGTATGATGATATTAAGGGGTTTATGGCTAACAACCGGAGGAAATCACTAGATGATTGGAATATGATCAAAGAGACATCAGCTGAAACCCTGTTAGGTAGAGAAATGTTGAAGTCCCGTGAGAGTGGGGAGAGAAGTTATAGCTTTAGACAGATCAAGTCAAGAGAACCAAATGAATCTGTGTTTGTTACACAGAAAGGAAATGTTGTTGGAGGTGGAACATATAGTGTACTAAATGCATTGGCTGGATATTTGAGGTATTTGGAGGGAACGGCTCGTGATGATTGGCAAGA GGTACATGACAAACTGCGTGCTTCAGAAAATCGAAATGGAGCATCATTTAACGCACTATTTGGTTCTGCCTTATCTCTGGGTATTATATCCAGAAGAAGAGTATATTATGAAGCTATCAAATATGAGAAAGAACGAAATGCAGGATTCTTATCTCCTTTTGGATATTCAGCCGCTACTATTGCTGCAGCAGTTGAGGCGGTGTGTTCAAAGGAG TGGTATTGGATTTTAGCTTTGAGAAATCAGATAAATAATGATGGAAAACAGTCAACACGGATATGGAGATGGAATGGTTTTCTTATTCAG TATACAGTTGCCGGTGAAGATGGTCCTGCTGTTCTTCTTGTGCATGGTTTTGGTGCCTTTGGAGAGCATTACCGTGACAACATACACGGTTTAGCTAGATCCGGAAATCGAGTTTGGGCTATTACATTGTTAGGATTTGGCAAATCCGAAAAGCCAAATATTGTATATACTGAACTCTTGTGGGCTGATCTATTGAGAGATTTCATTGTTAATGTTGTGGGGGAACCGGTCCACCTTGTTGGAAACTCAATTGGTG GTTATATTGTTGCTATTGTTGCTCGAGTTTGGAGTGTTTTGATCAAATCCATCGTCTTGATCAACAGTGCTGGCAATGTGATCCCAAGAAATACATCCATGTCATTGTCTAGGCAAAGT GATAGACAAACGTCAGTAGCTACATGGTTGGGTTCTCGCATTATTCTGTTTTACTTGAGGCTAAGAATTCAAGAACTTGTTAAGAAATGTTATCCAACT AAGATTGAAAGAGCAGATGATTGGCTCATAAATGAAATGCTAAGAGCA TCCTATGATCCAGGTGTGCCTGTGGTCCTAGAAAGCATCTTTAGCTTTAATCTGTCCATACCTCTTAACTATCTTCTTGAAGATGTCAAGGAAAAGGTTATCATTATACAG GGAATGAAAGATCCGATTTCTGACTCTAATGCGACGGTGGCTATGCTTAAAGAGCATTGTGATGGTGTTACAATCAAGAAGTTAGATGCCG GCCATTGTCCACATGATGAGGTGCCAGAACTAGTTAATTCTATCATCTGTAATTGGATACATAGGGTGGAAAGTAACATTTTAGCAGGGTTCTCAGTGTAA